In Anseongella ginsenosidimutans, one genomic interval encodes:
- the uxaC gene encoding glucuronate isomerase — MTKFLDEHFLLSTPSARQLFHEYAAPMPILDYHCHLPPELIAKDHRFENLTQIWLYGDHYKWRAMRTNGVDESYCTGAKSDAEKFEKWAETVPYTLRNPLYHWTHLELQRYFNIREVLNPRTAAGIYRECSDLLQTPAFSVRNLLRRMKVALICTTDDPLDSLEYHRQLKEEAFEIPVLPAFRPDRAMNISDPETFRNYLGKLEEVSGMAVNTFDSFLSALKSRHDYFVRNGCRVSDHGLEEMYAEDFTESEIRAIYMKVLRGGKPDLPEGRKFKSAMLLHFAHWDWENGLVQQYHLGALRNNNTRMMRLQGADAGWDSIGDFPQAAGLARFLDRLDRDNRLAKTILYNLNPADNEVMATMAGNFNDGSVAGKVQWGAAWWFLDQKDGMEKQLNTLSNMGLLSRFVGMLTDSRSFLSYPRHEYFRRILCNLFGKEMAAGELPADMELVGGIVKNICYHNANQYFNWDSVDVTL; from the coding sequence ATGACAAAATTTCTGGATGAACATTTCCTGCTGAGTACTCCTTCAGCAAGGCAGCTTTTTCATGAGTATGCCGCGCCTATGCCCATTTTAGATTATCATTGCCACCTTCCGCCGGAGCTGATAGCAAAAGACCACCGGTTTGAAAACCTTACACAGATCTGGCTTTACGGGGACCACTATAAATGGAGGGCCATGCGGACCAACGGGGTGGATGAAAGCTATTGCACCGGCGCAAAAAGCGATGCTGAAAAATTTGAAAAATGGGCCGAAACGGTTCCGTACACCCTTCGCAATCCGCTTTACCATTGGACGCACCTGGAGTTACAGCGCTATTTTAATATACGCGAAGTCCTTAATCCCCGCACGGCCGCCGGAATCTACAGGGAGTGTTCGGACTTACTGCAGACTCCTGCTTTTTCGGTGCGTAACCTGCTGCGGAGGATGAAGGTAGCGCTGATCTGCACCACCGATGATCCGCTCGATTCGCTGGAATACCACCGGCAGCTAAAAGAAGAAGCGTTTGAAATCCCTGTTCTGCCGGCTTTCCGTCCCGATAGGGCGATGAATATTTCCGATCCTGAGACTTTCAGGAACTATCTCGGAAAACTGGAGGAGGTAAGCGGAATGGCGGTGAACACGTTTGATAGCTTTCTTTCTGCGCTTAAAAGCCGCCACGATTATTTTGTCCGGAACGGATGCCGGGTATCCGATCATGGGTTGGAAGAGATGTATGCAGAAGATTTTACCGAAAGCGAGATCAGAGCGATTTATATGAAGGTTCTTCGAGGTGGGAAACCGGACCTGCCGGAAGGCAGGAAATTCAAATCAGCCATGCTGCTGCACTTTGCCCATTGGGATTGGGAGAATGGCCTGGTGCAGCAGTATCATCTTGGCGCGCTAAGGAATAATAATACACGCATGATGCGCTTGCAGGGGGCAGACGCCGGCTGGGATTCAATCGGCGATTTTCCCCAGGCCGCGGGGCTGGCCCGGTTCCTGGACCGGCTTGACCGGGATAACCGGCTTGCTAAAACTATCCTCTATAATCTGAATCCCGCCGATAACGAAGTGATGGCTACCATGGCCGGAAATTTCAATGACGGGTCCGTAGCGGGGAAGGTCCAGTGGGGGGCGGCCTGGTGGTTCCTGGATCAGAAGGATGGCATGGAAAAACAGCTGAACACACTCTCCAACATGGGGCTGTTAAGCAGGTTCGTAGGCATGCTCACTGATTCCCGCAGCTTCCTTTCTTACCCCCGTCATGAATACTTCCGGCGAATACTCTGCAACCTCTTCGGAAAGGAAATGGCTGCCGGAGAATTGCCGGCTGACATGGAGTTGGTGGGGGGTATCGTTAAAAATATTTGTTATCATAATGCAAATCAATATTTTAACTGGGATTCAGTTGATGTGACGCTTTAA
- the obgE gene encoding GTPase ObgE produces the protein MPAPNFVDYVKICCRSGAGGAGSAHFHRDRFTSKGGPDGGDGGRGGHIILKGNRQLWTLLHLKYRKHVIAGNGQPGSFQQKKGADGEDIILEVPLGTVARDAETGETIMEITREGQTAILTPGGRGGLGNWHFKSSVNQTPRYAQPGEPGQEIWNILELKLLADVGLVGFPNAGKSTLLSVVSAAKPEIADYPFTTMVPNLGVVSYRDSRSFVMADIPGIIEGASEGKGLGIRFLRHIERNAALLFMVPADSDSIREEYGVLLKELEKFNPELLYKPRVLAITKADLLDEELMRELAKEVPSELPAIFISSVTGQGIQELKDLIWQEIQENDQQE, from the coding sequence ATGCCTGCCCCTAACTTCGTTGATTATGTGAAGATCTGCTGCCGTTCCGGTGCGGGAGGAGCAGGGTCTGCTCATTTTCACCGTGACCGGTTTACCTCTAAAGGAGGGCCCGACGGCGGCGACGGCGGGCGGGGAGGTCATATTATTTTAAAGGGAAACAGGCAGCTGTGGACCTTGCTTCATCTTAAATACAGAAAGCACGTTATCGCGGGGAACGGGCAACCCGGTTCCTTTCAGCAGAAGAAAGGGGCGGATGGGGAAGACATTATACTGGAAGTACCCCTGGGAACTGTTGCCCGGGACGCGGAAACCGGGGAAACGATCATGGAGATCACCCGGGAAGGACAAACCGCGATCCTGACCCCCGGAGGAAGAGGAGGGCTGGGAAACTGGCATTTTAAATCTTCCGTCAACCAAACGCCGCGTTACGCCCAGCCTGGCGAGCCGGGACAGGAAATATGGAATATTCTTGAACTCAAATTACTGGCGGATGTAGGGCTGGTAGGCTTTCCAAATGCCGGTAAATCTACCTTGCTTTCGGTAGTTTCTGCGGCTAAACCGGAAATTGCCGATTATCCCTTTACGACCATGGTACCCAATCTTGGAGTAGTATCCTACCGTGACAGCCGGTCTTTTGTAATGGCGGATATTCCCGGAATTATAGAAGGAGCCTCTGAGGGCAAAGGCTTAGGCATCCGCTTTTTGCGCCATATAGAACGGAATGCGGCATTGCTGTTTATGGTGCCCGCCGATAGCGACAGCATCCGGGAAGAATATGGCGTATTATTGAAAGAACTCGAAAAGTTCAACCCCGAATTGCTGTATAAGCCCCGTGTCCTGGCGATCACGAAGGCTGATCTGCTCGATGAGGAACTGATGCGGGAGCTGGCAAAAGAAGTGCCTTCGGAACTTCCGGCTATCTTTATTTCATCTGTTACCGGCCAGGGCATACAGGAATTAAAAGACCTGATCTGGCAGGAGATACAGGAAAATGATCAGCAGGAGTAA
- a CDS encoding MFS transporter produces MLTAPKRFNETLLLLILSAINFAYILDFVIVMPMGPQLMRIFDIDATQFALVVSSYTISAGICGFIGIFFIDRFDRKKALLSSFGGFTAGTLLCALAPDYTFLLLARVVTGLFGGVISALIYSIVGDYIPYERRGSAMGKVMAAFAVASVMGVPIGLWLAAEFNWHMPFLSLGLFSAIVFLIALFGLPSMKMHLQEKPLLKPVSVLKFILKDPNQLRALVLMMLMMIAGFTVIPFISPYFVKNVGMTEMELVYNYLVGGAFTFVSSQIIGKLSDKYGKRQMLIILCILSVLPILLVTHIGVMPLPLAVGACTLFFILVSGRSVPGLALITSTVNPEHRGSFMSFNSAVQQLSAGLATMLAGLIVVVGADGKLYHFGWVGILASLVSLVTIPLVTRIRPLEKEN; encoded by the coding sequence ATGCTCACAGCGCCAAAACGATTCAACGAAACCTTATTATTGCTGATCCTTTCAGCCATTAATTTCGCATATATCCTCGATTTTGTGATTGTGATGCCCATGGGGCCGCAGTTAATGAGGATTTTTGACATTGATGCCACGCAGTTTGCCCTCGTTGTTTCTTCCTATACCATCAGCGCAGGGATCTGCGGATTTATAGGGATCTTCTTTATCGATCGTTTTGACCGGAAAAAAGCATTACTTTCCTCTTTCGGCGGCTTCACGGCAGGGACCCTGCTCTGCGCGCTGGCGCCGGACTACACTTTCCTGCTGCTTGCGAGGGTCGTTACCGGCCTTTTCGGAGGGGTGATCAGTGCGCTGATCTATTCAATAGTGGGGGATTATATTCCCTATGAGCGCAGGGGCAGCGCGATGGGGAAAGTGATGGCCGCATTTGCCGTCGCCTCGGTCATGGGCGTTCCAATAGGGCTGTGGCTGGCGGCTGAGTTTAACTGGCATATGCCTTTCCTGAGCCTTGGCTTGTTTTCGGCGATCGTTTTCCTGATCGCGTTATTCGGCCTGCCTTCCATGAAAATGCACCTGCAGGAGAAACCGCTCCTGAAGCCGGTTTCAGTCTTAAAATTTATCTTAAAGGACCCTAACCAGTTGCGGGCCCTGGTGCTGATGATGCTAATGATGATCGCGGGATTCACCGTCATTCCATTTATCAGTCCCTACTTTGTAAAAAATGTCGGGATGACCGAAATGGAACTTGTTTATAACTACCTGGTGGGAGGGGCGTTTACCTTTGTTTCATCGCAGATCATCGGCAAGCTATCCGACAAATACGGAAAAAGGCAAATGCTGATCATACTTTGCATTCTTTCCGTACTTCCTATCCTGCTGGTTACCCATATAGGCGTTATGCCACTGCCGCTGGCGGTAGGCGCTTGTACCCTGTTCTTTATCCTGGTATCGGGAAGAAGCGTTCCCGGGCTGGCGCTTATAACATCTACCGTGAACCCGGAACACAGGGGAAGCTTCATGAGTTTTAACTCCGCGGTGCAGCAGCTCTCTGCAGGCCTGGCCACCATGCTTGCGGGCCTGATTGTCGTAGTAGGAGCCGACGGTAAGCTATACCATTTTGGCTGGGTGGGAATCCTCGCTTCACTGGTTTCCCTTGTTACGATTCCGCTGGTCACTCGTATTCGCCCGCTGGAAAAGGAAAATTAG
- a CDS encoding RNA polymerase sigma-70 factor, whose protein sequence is MRDYEKLSDNDLTGLLKKGNIAAFEEIYNRYWSRLYSAAYKRVKSREVCQEIIQDLFTSLWLSGKELQIRASLEGYLLTAVRYKVFNHIEKELVRRNYRSTLPEASLRIDNSTEETILLNDLSQQLEEEIVQLPEKCRQVFELSRKQQKSNKEIALELNISEKTVENHITKALRLMRAGLKDSIASLFLL, encoded by the coding sequence ATGCGAGATTATGAAAAGCTTTCGGATAATGATCTTACAGGCTTACTGAAAAAGGGGAACATAGCCGCTTTCGAAGAGATTTACAACCGTTACTGGTCCAGGCTTTATAGCGCGGCTTATAAGCGGGTAAAATCCAGGGAGGTTTGCCAGGAAATAATACAGGACCTTTTCACGAGCTTATGGTTAAGCGGGAAAGAATTACAGATCAGGGCCTCGCTTGAAGGCTATCTGCTGACTGCCGTCCGTTATAAGGTGTTTAATCACATTGAAAAGGAGCTGGTGAGACGTAATTACCGCAGTACCCTGCCGGAAGCTTCGCTGCGGATAGATAATTCTACTGAAGAAACCATTTTACTTAACGATCTCAGCCAGCAGCTGGAGGAAGAAATCGTCCAGCTTCCCGAAAAATGCCGGCAGGTATTCGAACTCAGCCGGAAGCAGCAAAAGAGCAACAAGGAAATAGCGCTTGAACTGAATATCTCCGAAAAGACCGTTGAAAATCATATTACAAAAGCCCTGCGGCTAATGCGGGCCGGCCTTAAGGACAGCATCGCCTCTCTCTTCCTTTTGTAG
- a CDS encoding glycoside hydrolase family 28 protein yields the protein MRTNRTKTSRWFAGKSGFLFLLAFAVGITAFTACNKGTAQGAAGDDPWQKADSIMAAIKPPVFPDRDFLLTDYGAQGDGATDCTGAFAAAIRACNEAGGGRVVVPAGKYLTGPIHLKSNVNLYLADSAEVLFSTDPDDYLPVVYTRFEGVEIMNYSPLIYAYEQENIAVTGSGTLNGQADSLHWWPWKRKGSEDAGWQGPAIDSMKALAKNGVPVRERIFGKGSYLRPNFIQPYKCRNVLIENVTIRNSPMWVMNPVLCNNVTIQGVQVISHGPNSDGCDPESSSNVLIADCYFDTGDDCIAIKSGRDHDGRRVNVPSENIIIRDCVMKDGHGGVVIGSEISGSVRNVFAENCRMSSPNLERALRIKSNSYRGGIVENVFLRNIEVGEVSGAAIRINMFYSDERGSHFSTVRNVLVQNMSCEKSEYAVRIEGEPAHPVEHIRIENSRFENVKKANVAEGVEDLSLQNVRVNGEQL from the coding sequence ATGAGAACGAACCGAACGAAAACATCCCGCTGGTTCGCCGGCAAGAGCGGATTTCTGTTCCTGCTGGCATTCGCTGTCGGCATCACGGCATTTACCGCCTGCAACAAGGGAACTGCCCAAGGCGCCGCCGGCGATGATCCCTGGCAGAAAGCCGATAGCATAATGGCGGCCATTAAGCCTCCTGTTTTTCCGGACCGGGATTTTTTACTAACGGATTACGGGGCGCAGGGCGATGGCGCTACTGACTGTACCGGGGCCTTTGCCGCAGCCATCAGGGCTTGCAATGAAGCTGGCGGAGGCAGGGTAGTGGTGCCGGCCGGGAAGTACCTGACCGGGCCCATTCACCTGAAGAGCAACGTGAACCTTTACCTGGCAGATAGCGCGGAAGTACTCTTCAGTACCGACCCGGATGATTACCTGCCGGTAGTATATACCCGCTTTGAAGGGGTAGAGATTATGAACTATTCCCCGCTTATTTATGCCTACGAGCAGGAAAATATTGCTGTAACCGGTAGTGGAACGCTCAACGGGCAAGCCGATAGCCTTCACTGGTGGCCCTGGAAGAGAAAAGGTAGTGAAGACGCCGGATGGCAGGGGCCGGCCATTGACAGTATGAAGGCGCTGGCAAAGAACGGCGTCCCGGTACGGGAACGCATATTCGGGAAAGGGAGCTACCTGCGACCCAATTTTATCCAGCCTTACAAATGCCGGAACGTGCTGATTGAAAACGTCACCATCCGCAATTCACCCATGTGGGTGATGAACCCGGTGCTGTGTAATAATGTAACCATACAAGGGGTGCAGGTGATCAGCCACGGCCCTAACAGCGACGGTTGTGATCCTGAATCTTCGTCAAACGTGCTGATTGCTGATTGCTATTTTGATACGGGTGATGATTGTATTGCCATTAAATCCGGGAGGGACCATGATGGGAGAAGAGTGAATGTGCCCAGCGAAAATATCATCATTCGCGATTGCGTAATGAAAGACGGTCATGGAGGGGTGGTGATTGGCAGTGAAATATCAGGTAGTGTCCGGAACGTGTTTGCCGAAAACTGCCGGATGAGCAGCCCTAACCTGGAACGGGCGCTGCGAATCAAGTCCAATTCTTACCGGGGCGGCATCGTGGAAAACGTATTTCTCCGGAATATAGAGGTGGGCGAAGTGTCCGGGGCCGCCATTCGTATAAATATGTTCTACAGCGATGAACGGGGATCCCATTTTTCTACTGTACGCAATGTGCTGGTGCAAAATATGAGTTGTGAAAAATCGGAGTATGCCGTCCGTATCGAAGGGGAGCCGGCGCATCCGGTGGAGCATATCAGGATTGAGAACTCCCGGTTTGAAAATGTAAAGAAGGCGAACGTGGCCGAAGGGGTTGAAGATCTTTCGCTGCAAAATGTACGTGTTAACGGAGAACAATTATGA
- a CDS encoding adenylate kinase, producing MLNIVLFGPPGAGKGTQSKKIIDKYQLVHLSTGDILRGEIAGGTELGLEAKKLMDQGILVPDEVVIGMINNKLDAGKDSNGFIFDGFPRTVAQAEALDRLLESRNSGISGMIALEVDEEELRLRLAKRALEQDRPDDAKPEVITKRIEEYRNKTAPVAEYYQRQGKYSFVNGIGSIDDIFRKVCSVIDSW from the coding sequence ATGCTTAATATTGTTTTATTTGGCCCCCCGGGTGCCGGGAAGGGAACACAATCGAAAAAGATCATTGACAAGTACCAGCTGGTACATCTTTCCACGGGGGATATTCTTCGCGGCGAGATCGCGGGCGGAACGGAGCTTGGGCTGGAAGCGAAGAAGCTGATGGATCAGGGCATTCTTGTCCCCGACGAAGTGGTCATCGGGATGATCAATAATAAACTGGATGCCGGCAAGGATTCCAACGGATTTATTTTTGACGGTTTTCCCCGTACGGTTGCACAGGCGGAAGCGCTGGACCGGCTGCTGGAATCCCGGAATAGCGGGATATCCGGGATGATCGCACTGGAGGTGGATGAAGAAGAACTTCGCTTACGCCTGGCAAAGCGCGCCCTGGAACAGGACCGTCCGGACGATGCCAAGCCGGAAGTGATCACAAAACGGATCGAAGAGTACCGGAACAAAACCGCGCCCGTTGCCGAGTATTACCAGAGGCAGGGTAAATATTCCTTTGTGAACGGCATTGGCAGTATTGACGATATTTTCCGGAAAGTCTGTTCCGTCATTGACAGCTGGTAA
- a CDS encoding glycoside hydrolase family 88/105 protein, which produces MKRCKFFHGSLFAGASLFCCLFTAFAQGPPAKDYAELMTVSAIKHLWDGKGHPEKWTYEQGVVLKGIEQVWKATGKQEYFDFIRSSVDYFIEEDGAIRTYKIEDYNIDNINTGKTLLFLYRETGEEKYRIAADTLREQLRHHPRTSEGGFWHKKRYPWQMWLDGLYMGEPFYAEYALEFNEEGSFDDIARQFILMEKHSRDAKTGLLYHGWDESGEQEWADDQTGRSPHFWGRAMGWYGMALVDVLDYFPPDHPKRDSLLAILNRFAAAVSASRDTRTGLWFQVLDRPGGKGNYPEASASCMFVYALAKGVRNGYLPEKYMETVSSGYEAILDRFISKAEEGLINLEGTVSVSGLGGDPYRDGSYAYYLSEPVVVNDPKGVGAFILAASEMNLTRQ; this is translated from the coding sequence ATGAAACGTTGTAAATTTTTCCATGGTAGCCTGTTTGCCGGCGCATCGCTATTCTGCTGCCTGTTTACTGCCTTTGCACAGGGGCCGCCGGCGAAGGATTACGCCGAGCTGATGACAGTTTCCGCTATAAAGCACTTGTGGGATGGTAAAGGCCATCCGGAAAAATGGACCTATGAACAGGGTGTTGTGCTGAAGGGAATAGAGCAGGTATGGAAAGCAACCGGGAAGCAGGAATATTTTGATTTTATCCGCAGCAGCGTTGACTATTTCATAGAAGAGGACGGCGCCATTCGCACGTATAAGATAGAAGATTATAATATCGATAACATCAATACCGGTAAGACCTTGTTGTTTCTGTACCGGGAAACAGGCGAGGAAAAGTACCGCATCGCGGCGGATACCCTGCGCGAGCAGTTGCGGCATCATCCGCGTACTTCAGAGGGCGGGTTCTGGCATAAAAAACGCTATCCCTGGCAAATGTGGCTTGACGGCCTGTATATGGGCGAGCCTTTTTACGCGGAATACGCGCTGGAATTTAATGAGGAAGGATCTTTCGATGATATCGCCCGGCAGTTTATCCTGATGGAAAAGCATTCAAGGGATGCTAAAACCGGCTTGTTGTACCATGGCTGGGATGAATCCGGTGAACAGGAATGGGCAGACGATCAAACGGGCCGCTCGCCGCATTTCTGGGGCCGGGCAATGGGCTGGTACGGCATGGCCCTGGTAGATGTGCTGGATTATTTTCCTCCGGATCACCCGAAGAGGGATTCCCTCCTTGCCATCCTTAACCGTTTCGCGGCAGCGGTATCTGCTAGCCGGGATACCCGGACAGGGCTTTGGTTCCAGGTGCTGGACCGCCCCGGGGGAAAGGGGAATTATCCGGAAGCCTCCGCTTCCTGTATGTTCGTGTACGCGCTGGCAAAAGGGGTGAGGAATGGTTACCTGCCTGAAAAGTATATGGAAACAGTCAGCTCCGGCTATGAAGCCATTCTTGATCGTTTTATCAGCAAGGCGGAAGAGGGTTTGATCAACCTGGAAGGGACGGTTTCTGTTTCCGGGCTTGGAGGAGATCCTTACCGGGACGGGAGCTATGCATATTATCTTTCCGAACCAGTGGTTGTAAACGACCCTAAAGGAGTTGGCGCCTTTATACTTGCCGCAAGCGAAATGAACTTAACCCGCCAATAA
- a CDS encoding FecR family protein: MKRIISPELIRDFLAGKCTAEEAAFVRKWYDSFEQEAEPMSVLSPEERTSLKEMMYNEVMQRLRMHNALPRPTLFSTRRRPVFLGAAAAALLLLIALGVLLDRPVVPAEFSSPGEKNAGEIVQKEEAREVLVENTCKTILRQTLSDGSVVWLKPETWISFPSEFAVDKREVSMSGEAFFEVSPDVSRPFTVYSGDLVTRVLGTSFNIKAFKNGPSAEVSVFTGQVSVSLPSQSDKGGKEELLLVKDEKAVFLQSEKQLKKQPYSTKKQPELNIWKKNTISFNDAPVSQVVKVLNEEFDVSLKVAETDKELNNYILKADFTNQNLPDILQMLEKSLSLTYEMKGKEIILKLDI; encoded by the coding sequence ATGAAAAGAATTATTTCACCGGAGTTGATACGGGATTTCCTGGCCGGAAAATGTACAGCTGAAGAAGCGGCATTCGTGCGGAAATGGTATGATTCCTTCGAACAGGAAGCTGAACCCATGAGTGTTCTTTCTCCTGAAGAACGCACCTCACTAAAGGAAATGATGTATAATGAGGTGATGCAGCGGCTTCGCATGCATAATGCATTACCCCGGCCCACCCTGTTTTCAACCAGGAGGAGGCCGGTTTTCCTGGGCGCCGCCGCCGCAGCCCTGTTACTGCTGATCGCCCTCGGCGTCTTGTTGGACAGACCGGTCGTTCCCGCGGAATTTTCGTCACCAGGAGAGAAAAACGCTGGTGAAATTGTGCAAAAAGAAGAGGCAAGAGAAGTCCTGGTGGAAAACACCTGCAAGACCATTCTCCGGCAGACACTTTCCGATGGAAGCGTTGTCTGGCTAAAGCCGGAAACCTGGATCTCTTTTCCCTCGGAATTTGCGGTTGATAAGCGAGAAGTAAGCATGTCGGGAGAGGCATTTTTTGAAGTAAGCCCGGACGTTTCCCGGCCCTTTACGGTATATAGCGGCGACCTGGTAACCCGGGTATTAGGAACCAGTTTTAATATCAAAGCATTTAAAAACGGTCCTTCTGCGGAAGTTTCGGTGTTTACCGGGCAGGTTTCGGTGAGCCTGCCCTCACAGTCCGACAAGGGAGGCAAGGAGGAGCTGCTGCTGGTGAAAGATGAAAAGGCGGTTTTTTTGCAAAGCGAAAAGCAGCTTAAAAAACAGCCCTACAGCACTAAAAAGCAACCGGAACTTAATATCTGGAAAAAGAATACGATTTCCTTTAATGACGCCCCGGTGAGCCAGGTAGTGAAAGTTCTTAATGAAGAGTTTGACGTGTCCCTGAAAGTAGCTGAAACGGACAAAGAACTGAACAATTATATCCTGAAGGCGGATTTTACCAATCAGAATCTTCCGGATATCTTGCAGATGCTTGAAAAATCCCTGAGTTTAACCTACGAGATGAAAGGAAAGGAGATCATCCTGAAACTGGATATATAA